The Rhizobium leguminosarum genome includes a region encoding these proteins:
- a CDS encoding PIN domain-containing protein — translation MMAYGLDTNVLLRLIVDDDPEQRAAALKFGEGIGRDYRGFLSLLNLLELDWALRARFGFKKKDVVEAIGKLTRVRGLDIENQTLVIKALRAVETRNADFADALIGYRAADEGCQATKTFDRHAFKTVPGMELLS, via the coding sequence ATGATGGCCTATGGCTTGGATACAAACGTCCTGCTGAGGCTCATCGTCGACGATGATCCAGAGCAAAGGGCGGCCGCCCTGAAATTCGGTGAAGGCATCGGCAGGGATTATCGTGGATTTCTCTCCTTGCTGAACCTCTTGGAACTGGATTGGGCGTTGCGCGCACGGTTCGGCTTCAAGAAAAAGGATGTTGTCGAGGCAATCGGCAAGTTGACACGCGTCAGGGGATTGGACATCGAGAACCAGACCCTCGTTATCAAGGCCCTGAGGGCCGTGGAAACGCGAAACGCCGATTTTGCCGATGCCTTGATCGGCTACCGCGCCGCGGATGAGGGATGCCAGGCGACCAAGACATTTGACCGGCACGCGTTCAAGACCGTGCCAGGTATGGAGCTTCTTTCATGA
- a CDS encoding pyridoxamine 5'-phosphate oxidase family protein, producing MASLSEAQEHPARQLWDQVNDVHAGMLGISGLDMHMQPMAPHADPTTNTIWFYTKTDADIVRAIKPGSRAHFCVIGKDHDYHACLAGVIEVHPDPSKIEEYWSSIVAAWYDGGKKDPKLTMLSLHVDDAEIWVSTGNKLKFGWEIAKANLDDDKMPDVGIKRHLQFA from the coding sequence ATGGCAAGTCTCAGTGAGGCGCAGGAACATCCAGCACGTCAGCTCTGGGATCAGGTCAACGATGTTCATGCCGGCATGCTCGGAATTTCCGGACTGGACATGCACATGCAGCCGATGGCGCCGCATGCCGATCCCACCACCAACACCATCTGGTTCTACACCAAGACCGACGCCGACATCGTGCGCGCCATCAAGCCCGGCAGCCGTGCGCATTTCTGTGTCATCGGCAAGGATCACGACTATCACGCCTGCCTCGCCGGTGTGATCGAGGTGCATCCCGACCCCTCCAAGATCGAGGAATACTGGAGCTCGATCGTCGCGGCCTGGTATGACGGCGGCAAGAAGGACCCCAAGCTCACCATGCTGTCCCTCCATGTCGACGATGCCGAGATCTGGGTTTCCACGGGCAACAAGCTGAAATTCGGCTGGGAGATCGCCAAGGCCAATCTCGACGACGACAAGATGCCGGATGTCGGAATCAAGCGCCACCTGCAGTTCGCCTGA
- a CDS encoding LLM class flavin-dependent oxidoreductase — MVPFSILDLSPVAEGSTVRQSLDGSARMAVKAEEFGYKRFWLAEHHGMPGIASAATAVVIGHVGAATKRIRIGSGGIMLPNHSPLVIAEQFGTLEALFPGRIDLGLGRAPGTDMRTAQALRRNLEAGANSFPNDVVELQQLLGTPVENQAILAVPGNGSHIPIWLLGSSLYSAQLAAMLGLPYAFASHFAPDMLLDAIAIYRDRFQPSATLDKPHVMVGVMGAVAATDEEARYHFTSAEQQFVNLRRNVRGPFPRPVADMADFWSPMEKMNVEHTLRYAVVGSPKTAEAKLTEFLQETEADEVIISMPIHDIEARLTSVELFAGLGNFMRAAA; from the coding sequence ATGGTTCCCTTTTCCATACTCGACCTTTCCCCCGTTGCCGAAGGCAGCACCGTGCGCCAATCCCTCGATGGCTCGGCGCGGATGGCTGTGAAGGCCGAGGAATTCGGTTACAAGCGCTTCTGGCTCGCCGAACATCATGGTATGCCGGGGATCGCCAGTGCTGCCACCGCCGTCGTCATCGGCCATGTCGGAGCTGCGACAAAACGCATCCGCATCGGCTCCGGCGGCATCATGCTGCCCAATCATTCGCCGCTGGTCATCGCCGAGCAGTTCGGCACGCTGGAGGCGCTCTTCCCCGGCCGCATCGATCTCGGCCTCGGGCGCGCGCCGGGAACGGATATGCGCACGGCACAGGCGCTGCGGCGCAACCTCGAGGCCGGCGCAAACAGTTTCCCCAACGATGTGGTGGAACTGCAGCAACTCCTCGGCACGCCGGTCGAGAACCAGGCGATCCTCGCAGTTCCCGGCAATGGCTCGCATATCCCGATCTGGCTGCTCGGCTCCAGCCTCTACAGCGCCCAGCTTGCGGCCATGCTGGGGCTTCCCTATGCCTTCGCTTCGCATTTCGCGCCCGACATGCTGCTCGATGCGATCGCGATCTACCGCGACCGCTTCCAGCCCTCGGCGACGCTCGACAAGCCCCATGTGATGGTTGGCGTGATGGGTGCGGTGGCGGCGACGGATGAGGAGGCTCGCTACCATTTCACTTCCGCAGAGCAGCAGTTCGTCAATCTGCGCCGCAATGTCCGCGGCCCGTTTCCGCGTCCGGTGGCCGATATGGCGGACTTCTGGTCGCCGATGGAAAAGATGAATGTCGAACACACGCTGCGTTATGCCGTGGTCGGCTCGCCGAAGACGGCGGAGGCGAAACTGACGGAGTTTCTACAGGAAACGGAGGCCGACGAGGTGATCATCTCGATGCCGATCCACGACATCGAGGCGCGGCTGACATCGGTGGAACTATTCGCGGGGCTGGGAAATTTCATGCGAGCCGCCGCTTAG
- a CDS encoding YebC/PmpR family DNA-binding transcriptional regulator, with protein sequence MAGHSQFKNIMHRKGRQDAVRSKMFSKLAREITVAAKAGLPDPTMNARLRLAIQNAKAQSMPKDNIDRAIKKAAGADGENYDEVRYEGYGPGGTAIIVEALTDNRNRTASNVRSSFTKAGGALGETGSVSFSFDHVGEITYKLSVGDADKVMEAAIEAGADDVETDEDGHYITCAFEALGEVAKALESSLGEAETVKAVWRAQNNVPVDEEKAQSLLKLIDSLEDDDDVQNVYSNFEVSEEVLAKLSA encoded by the coding sequence ATGGCTGGCCATTCACAGTTTAAAAACATCATGCACCGCAAAGGCCGTCAGGATGCCGTGCGGTCGAAAATGTTCTCCAAGCTTGCGCGCGAAATCACCGTTGCCGCAAAGGCCGGCCTGCCCGACCCGACGATGAACGCCCGCCTTCGCCTGGCGATCCAGAACGCCAAGGCCCAGTCCATGCCGAAAGACAATATCGACCGCGCCATCAAGAAGGCAGCCGGCGCCGACGGCGAAAATTATGATGAAGTCCGCTATGAGGGCTACGGCCCCGGCGGCACGGCGATCATCGTCGAAGCCCTGACCGACAACCGCAACCGCACCGCCTCCAACGTCCGCTCGAGCTTCACCAAGGCCGGCGGCGCTCTCGGCGAAACCGGCTCCGTTTCCTTCTCCTTCGACCATGTCGGCGAAATCACCTACAAGCTTTCCGTCGGTGATGCTGACAAGGTGATGGAAGCCGCGATCGAAGCCGGCGCTGACGACGTCGAGACCGACGAAGACGGCCATTACATCACCTGCGCCTTCGAAGCCCTCGGCGAAGTGGCGAAAGCGCTGGAATCGAGCCTCGGCGAAGCCGAAACCGTCAAGGCCGTCTGGCGCGCCCAGAACAACGTGCCGGTAGACGAGGAAAAAGCCCAGTCGCTGCTGAAACTCATCGACAGCCTGGAAGACGACGACGACGTGCAGAACGTCTATTCCAACTTCGAGGTCTCGGAAGAAGTGCTGGCGAAGCTCTCGGCCTGA
- the ruvA gene encoding Holliday junction branch migration protein RuvA — protein MIGKLKGTIDEIGEDYVLVDVHGVCYVAYCSARTLSKIGSAGEACVLFIETYVREDQLKLFGFMTALEREWFNLLQSVQGVGAKVALAVLSTLTPGELANAIALQDRAAVSRAPGVGPKVAMRLVTELKNRAPAFAGEAINIALKQELGEGVAAAPVADAVSALTNLGYSRDQAANAIAAAMKTAGEGADSAKLIRLGLKELAR, from the coding sequence ATGATCGGCAAGCTGAAAGGCACCATAGACGAGATCGGCGAAGACTATGTGCTCGTCGATGTGCACGGCGTCTGCTACGTCGCCTATTGCTCGGCCCGCACCCTGTCGAAAATCGGCTCGGCAGGCGAGGCCTGCGTGCTGTTCATCGAGACCTATGTGCGCGAGGACCAGTTGAAGCTCTTCGGTTTCATGACGGCACTGGAGCGGGAATGGTTCAATCTGCTCCAGAGCGTCCAAGGCGTCGGCGCCAAGGTAGCGCTCGCCGTGCTCTCGACGCTGACGCCAGGCGAACTTGCCAATGCGATTGCCCTGCAGGACCGCGCCGCCGTCTCGCGTGCGCCGGGCGTCGGTCCCAAAGTGGCGATGCGCCTCGTCACCGAGCTCAAGAACCGAGCGCCGGCCTTTGCCGGGGAAGCGATCAATATCGCCCTCAAGCAGGAACTCGGCGAAGGGGTCGCGGCCGCGCCTGTCGCCGATGCGGTTTCCGCGCTGACCAACCTCGGCTATTCCCGCGACCAGGCGGCAAATGCGATTGCCGCGGCAATGAAGACGGCCGGCGAAGGTGCCGACAGCGCCAAGCTGATCCGGCTAGGGTTGAAGGAACTGGCGCGGTAG
- a CDS encoding type II toxin-antitoxin system VapC family toxin, translated as MATLVDTNILVDLAVVGSDWHGWSRRKMLDVFKDGPVLINPIIYSEFSVRYDDVDEVDRLLPQEEFRRENLPWPAAFAAAAAFRLYRRAGGGRERVLPDFFIGAHAAIRGYRILTRDPSGYRSYFPSVDLITPETHP; from the coding sequence ATGGCCACACTTGTCGATACGAACATACTTGTCGATCTGGCCGTGGTCGGTTCGGACTGGCACGGTTGGTCGCGTCGAAAGATGCTTGACGTCTTCAAAGACGGTCCTGTCCTCATAAACCCGATCATCTATTCCGAATTTTCCGTTCGGTACGACGACGTGGACGAAGTCGATCGACTGCTGCCGCAGGAAGAATTCCGCCGCGAAAATCTGCCTTGGCCGGCTGCATTCGCCGCTGCTGCGGCCTTCCGGCTTTACCGTCGCGCCGGCGGTGGGCGCGAACGGGTATTGCCCGATTTCTTCATCGGCGCGCATGCGGCGATAAGGGGCTACAGAATTTTGACCCGCGATCCCAGCGGATACCGCTCCTATTTCCCCTCCGTTGACCTTATAACCCCCGAAACGCATCCTTGA
- a CDS encoding MBL fold metallo-hydrolase → MKPRYLVLAIACLADFAAPNLAGAQEQRPPVSQCQAIAQTIPKVTFASFSGAPPLVPAVSEGEDVKLTFLGHSTFAIETPGGIVIATDYNGWYRPATMPDVVTMNKAHSTHFTLAPDPGIKHVLHGWSDVPDEKANVNLVVGDAYIRNVTTDIRFSYGLGGSHENGNSIFIFEIAGLCIGHLGHLHYELTDTHYTEIGRLDVVMVPVDGGLTMGADSMSRVIKRLRSSLILPMHRRGPPVEAFVSMFGKDFDVANAPDDSITVSMRTLPKKPLIYVFKGVQ, encoded by the coding sequence ATGAAGCCGCGATATCTTGTCCTCGCTATCGCATGCCTTGCGGACTTCGCCGCGCCGAATCTTGCCGGGGCACAAGAGCAGCGGCCGCCGGTCAGCCAGTGCCAGGCAATCGCGCAAACCATCCCCAAAGTGACCTTCGCAAGCTTTTCCGGCGCCCCGCCGCTGGTGCCTGCCGTCTCCGAGGGCGAGGACGTCAAACTCACCTTCCTCGGCCACTCCACCTTCGCGATCGAGACCCCGGGCGGCATCGTCATCGCGACAGACTATAATGGCTGGTACAGGCCGGCGACGATGCCCGACGTCGTGACCATGAACAAGGCCCACTCGACCCACTTCACCTTGGCGCCCGATCCGGGCATCAAGCACGTACTGCACGGGTGGAGCGATGTTCCGGACGAGAAGGCCAATGTGAATCTGGTCGTCGGCGATGCCTATATCCGCAACGTCACGACGGATATCCGCTTCAGCTATGGCCTCGGCGGCTCGCACGAGAACGGCAATTCCATCTTCATCTTCGAGATCGCCGGTCTGTGCATCGGCCATCTCGGCCACCTGCATTACGAACTGACGGATACCCATTATACCGAGATCGGCCGCCTCGACGTCGTCATGGTCCCCGTCGATGGCGGCCTGACCATGGGCGCCGACAGCATGAGCCGCGTCATCAAACGGCTACGCTCGTCGCTGATCCTGCCGATGCACCGGCGCGGCCCGCCGGTTGAAGCCTTCGTCTCGATGTTCGGCAAGGACTTCGACGTCGCCAATGCGCCCGATGACAGTATCACCGTCTCGATGCGGACGCTGCCGAAAAAGCCGCTGATCTATGTCTTCAAGGGCGTGCAGTAA
- a CDS encoding AbrB/MazE/SpoVT family DNA-binding domain-containing protein, whose product MRGEFTLSPKGQITLPKELRDTLGLQPGDQLVFSIIDGEVVITPKSINFNDLAGLLGSPPNGRASLEEIDATVTDAAGSDVVNEATRSKSDVAA is encoded by the coding sequence ATGCGGGGAGAATTTACGCTTTCACCCAAAGGCCAGATAACGCTTCCGAAAGAGCTCCGGGACACGCTCGGCCTTCAGCCCGGCGATCAGCTTGTTTTCTCCATCATCGATGGAGAGGTCGTGATTACACCGAAATCGATCAACTTCAATGATCTCGCCGGCCTTCTGGGATCGCCTCCAAATGGTCGTGCTTCCCTGGAGGAGATCGACGCAACCGTCACCGACGCTGCGGGCAGCGATGTGGTCAACGAAGCCACGCGGTCGAAATCGGATGTAGCGGCATGA
- a CDS encoding AbrB/MazE/SpoVT family DNA-binding domain-containing protein, whose amino-acid sequence MRVTSKGQVTIPRDLRELVGIEANSEVIFSIEGGKLVLSPKNGKQEIEDRGRLDRFIQTIRRLEGTGDQEIDAEDLMSMTRDR is encoded by the coding sequence ATGCGAGTTACGTCCAAAGGCCAGGTCACCATTCCTCGTGATCTCAGGGAACTTGTCGGCATCGAGGCCAACAGCGAGGTCATTTTCTCGATAGAGGGCGGCAAGCTCGTTCTCTCGCCGAAGAACGGCAAGCAGGAGATCGAGGATCGGGGCCGCCTGGATCGTTTTATACAGACGATCCGTCGTCTCGAGGGCACTGGCGATCAGGAGATTGATGCCGAAGACCTTATGTCGATGACCCGTGATCGCTGA
- the ruvC gene encoding crossover junction endodeoxyribonuclease RuvC, with the protein MQNTIRIVGIDPGLRRTGWGIIETSGNSLRFVASGTVTSDGDMDLASRLCQLHDGLAEIVHSYKPDEAAVEQTFVNKDAVATLKLGQARGIAMLVPARAGLPVSEYAPNAVKKAVIGVGHGEKQQIHMMLKILMPKVEFKGNDAADALAIAICHAHNRGSNRMRQALAG; encoded by the coding sequence ATGCAAAATACGATTCGCATCGTCGGTATCGATCCCGGGCTTCGCCGCACCGGCTGGGGAATCATCGAGACATCAGGCAATTCCCTGCGGTTTGTGGCATCCGGAACCGTGACCTCCGATGGAGACATGGACCTTGCCTCCCGCCTTTGCCAATTGCACGACGGCCTGGCGGAGATCGTCCACAGCTATAAGCCGGATGAGGCGGCCGTCGAACAGACCTTCGTCAACAAGGATGCGGTGGCGACCCTGAAGCTTGGTCAGGCCCGCGGCATTGCCATGCTGGTGCCGGCGCGCGCCGGGCTGCCGGTCTCCGAATATGCCCCGAACGCCGTGAAGAAGGCCGTCATCGGCGTCGGCCATGGCGAAAAGCAACAGATCCACATGATGTTGAAGATCCTGATGCCGAAGGTCGAATTCAAGGGCAACGACGCCGCCGACGCCTTGGCGATCGCCATCTGCCATGCGCATAATCGCGGCAGCAACCGAATGCGGCAGGCATTGGCCGGATAG
- the ruvB gene encoding Holliday junction branch migration DNA helicase RuvB, with amino-acid sequence MSESARLISPEKRGEDLDITLRPQSLDEFTGQAEARANLKVFIEAAKNRGEALDHVLFVGPPGLGKTTLAQIMAKELGVNFRSTSGPVIAKAGDLAALLTNLEERDVLFIDEIHRLNPAVEEILYPAMEDFQLDLIIGEGPAARSVKIDLSKFTLVAATTRLGLLTTPLRDRFGIPVRLSFYTVEELELIVRRGARLMNLPITEEGAREIARRARGTPRIAGRLLRRVRDFAEVARAEAVTREIADEALTRLLVDNVGFDQLDKRYLNMIAVNFGGGPVGIETIAAGLSEPRDAIEDIIEPYMIQQGFIQRTPRGRVLTAIAWKHLGMQPPKDMEAAQFRLFQEDN; translated from the coding sequence ATGAGCGAATCCGCCCGCCTGATATCGCCGGAAAAGCGGGGCGAAGACCTTGATATCACGTTGCGCCCGCAATCGCTGGACGAGTTCACCGGCCAGGCGGAAGCGCGCGCCAATCTCAAGGTCTTCATCGAGGCGGCGAAAAACCGCGGCGAAGCGCTGGACCATGTGCTCTTCGTCGGGCCGCCCGGCCTCGGTAAGACGACGCTGGCGCAGATCATGGCCAAAGAGCTCGGCGTCAACTTTCGCTCGACGTCGGGCCCTGTTATCGCCAAGGCCGGCGATCTCGCTGCCCTGCTCACCAATCTCGAGGAGCGCGACGTGCTCTTCATCGACGAAATCCATCGCCTCAATCCGGCCGTCGAGGAAATCCTCTATCCGGCCATGGAAGATTTCCAGCTCGACCTCATCATCGGGGAAGGCCCTGCCGCTCGCTCGGTGAAGATCGACCTGTCGAAATTCACGCTGGTGGCGGCCACCACCCGCCTCGGCCTGTTGACGACGCCGCTGCGTGACCGCTTTGGCATTCCGGTGCGCCTGAGCTTCTACACCGTCGAGGAGCTGGAACTGATCGTGCGCCGTGGCGCGCGGCTGATGAACCTGCCGATCACCGAGGAGGGCGCCCGCGAGATCGCAAGACGCGCCCGCGGCACCCCGCGCATCGCCGGCCGGCTGCTGCGGCGCGTGCGCGATTTCGCCGAGGTGGCAAGGGCGGAAGCCGTCACCCGCGAGATCGCCGACGAGGCGCTGACCCGCCTGCTGGTCGACAATGTCGGCTTCGACCAGCTCGACAAACGTTACCTCAACATGATCGCCGTCAATTTCGGCGGCGGTCCAGTCGGCATCGAAACCATTGCCGCCGGCCTTTCCGAGCCGCGCGACGCGATCGAGGACATCATCGAGCCCTACATGATCCAGCAAGGTTTCATCCAGCGCACGCCACGCGGCCGTGTTCTGACCGCAATCGCGTGGAAACATCTGGGAATGCAACCGCCCAAGGATATGGAGGCTGCGCAGTTCCGGCTGTTCCAGGAGGACAACTGA
- a CDS encoding methyl-accepting chemotaxis protein yields MARRFQSLSFKVIATFILLTVLSIAVIDVLAYFASSRISDEQALKAKESVLIFRGDMLQDQLTQLENQANSIARIEALQMSITSLKSGWKTIEKTSGDARAELKKVFISGNPNPADQREKLMKPEEPSGFYYSNHEKTQGEVARDLEDTAFSDLLIADLEGTVLYSYKKEDDFAENLKSDAWKATGAGIAFAKAIENTAKATDDAAPTGFSGLRVDAASGKSAIFYAVPIIKLGAAKGIILFKVRDDIVSGILAKGIVRGSTARAAIVSGDGSAIGLDGSGKLATLDATPFTFIKSALASSTMTVADFDRADGAARAYVRGIDYRGDRFLVVESVLLSELNAGSIEIATLLTMIGIGVLVVMAIATGLVTNLLFSPLARLAGVTRDVADGKLDSEIGSLNRKDEIGTMANALDRFRHSLIESRELEAASEETRLQAEHDRQQNLAEREAEAKTLQQVVEALDEGLHHLANGDLAYQIDTRFPNELESLRVNFNEALATLSETMTAIGGNSMAVRAGSEEMRTGADELAGRTERQAGSITETATAISAITQSVRRQIERAEQAERIARDAKKETTGSGQIMRETIAAMEAIQASSRQINTIISVIDDIAFQTNLLALNAGVEAARAGESGKGFAVVAMEVRELAQRSSSAAKEISSLLQKSTYEVESGVTLVEKAGVALTGIGAHVEAINGQINEIMSATREEANTLREINSAVAELDAMTQQNASMVEETTAAIHRLATEALEMDRQLGNFTLPPGHHKPSAEVHMLRRHR; encoded by the coding sequence ATGGCTCGGAGATTTCAATCCCTGTCCTTTAAGGTCATCGCCACATTCATTTTGCTGACCGTGCTGTCGATCGCGGTCATTGATGTGCTTGCCTATTTCGCCAGCAGCCGCATTTCCGACGAGCAGGCGCTGAAGGCCAAGGAAAGCGTGCTGATCTTTCGCGGCGACATGCTGCAGGATCAGCTGACGCAGCTTGAAAACCAGGCCAATTCCATCGCGCGTATCGAGGCGCTGCAGATGTCGATCACCAGCCTAAAGAGCGGCTGGAAGACGATCGAGAAGACCTCGGGCGACGCCCGCGCCGAGCTGAAGAAGGTTTTCATATCGGGCAATCCCAACCCGGCAGATCAGCGCGAGAAGCTCATGAAGCCGGAAGAGCCGAGCGGCTTTTACTATTCGAACCATGAGAAGACACAGGGCGAAGTCGCTCGCGACCTTGAGGATACCGCCTTCAGCGATCTGCTGATCGCCGACCTCGAAGGTACCGTGCTCTATTCCTACAAGAAGGAAGACGACTTCGCCGAGAACCTGAAGTCGGACGCCTGGAAGGCAACCGGCGCCGGCATCGCTTTCGCCAAGGCGATCGAGAATACCGCCAAGGCGACCGATGACGCCGCGCCGACAGGCTTTTCCGGCCTTCGCGTCGATGCCGCCAGCGGCAAATCGGCGATCTTCTATGCGGTGCCGATCATTAAGCTCGGAGCGGCCAAGGGAATCATTCTTTTCAAGGTGCGCGACGACATCGTCTCCGGCATCCTTGCCAAGGGCATCGTCCGGGGCAGCACGGCGCGGGCGGCGATCGTCTCCGGCGATGGTTCCGCCATCGGTCTCGACGGAAGCGGTAAGCTTGCGACGCTCGATGCGACACCCTTCACCTTCATCAAGAGCGCGCTTGCCAGTTCGACGATGACGGTTGCCGATTTCGATAGGGCGGACGGCGCGGCCCGCGCCTATGTCCGCGGCATCGACTATCGCGGCGACCGCTTCCTCGTGGTCGAGAGTGTGCTGTTGAGCGAGCTCAATGCCGGCTCGATCGAGATCGCCACCCTGCTGACGATGATCGGCATCGGCGTGCTCGTCGTCATGGCGATCGCGACCGGGCTCGTCACCAATTTGCTGTTTTCGCCGCTTGCGCGGCTTGCCGGCGTCACCCGCGATGTCGCCGACGGCAAACTCGACAGCGAGATCGGCAGCCTGAACCGCAAGGACGAGATCGGCACGATGGCCAATGCGCTCGACCGCTTTCGCCACTCGCTGATCGAAAGCCGCGAACTCGAAGCCGCCAGCGAAGAGACGCGCCTGCAGGCCGAGCACGACCGTCAGCAGAACCTTGCCGAGCGCGAGGCTGAGGCGAAGACGCTGCAGCAGGTGGTCGAGGCGCTCGACGAAGGCCTGCATCATCTGGCGAACGGCGATCTCGCCTATCAGATCGATACCCGCTTCCCGAACGAGCTCGAAAGCCTGCGCGTCAATTTCAACGAGGCGCTGGCGACGCTCAGCGAAACCATGACGGCCATCGGCGGCAACTCGATGGCGGTGCGCGCCGGCTCCGAGGAGATGCGCACCGGCGCCGACGAACTTGCCGGGCGCACCGAGCGCCAGGCCGGCTCGATCACCGAGACGGCGACTGCGATCAGCGCCATCACACAGTCGGTCCGCCGGCAGATCGAGCGGGCCGAACAGGCCGAGCGCATCGCCCGCGACGCCAAGAAGGAGACGACCGGCTCAGGCCAGATCATGCGCGAGACGATCGCGGCGATGGAGGCAATCCAGGCCTCCTCGCGCCAGATCAACACGATCATCTCCGTCATCGACGACATCGCCTTCCAGACGAACCTCCTGGCGCTCAATGCCGGCGTCGAGGCGGCGCGCGCCGGTGAATCCGGCAAGGGCTTCGCCGTCGTCGCCATGGAAGTGCGCGAGCTGGCCCAGCGCTCATCGAGTGCCGCCAAGGAGATTTCCAGCCTGCTGCAGAAATCGACGTATGAGGTCGAAAGCGGCGTTACGCTGGTGGAAAAAGCGGGCGTCGCGCTGACGGGCATCGGCGCCCATGTCGAGGCGATCAACGGGCAGATCAACGAGATCATGAGTGCGACCCGCGAGGAGGCCAATACGCTGCGCGAGATCAATAGCGCCGTTGCCGAACTCGACGCGATGACGCAGCAGAACGCCTCGATGGTCGAGGAGACGACGGCGGCGATCCACCGGCTGGCGACCGAAGCCCTGGAAATGGATCGCCAGCTCGGCAATTTCACGCTGCCGCCCGGCCACCACAAGCCGAGCGCTGAGGTGCATATGCTGCGCCGTCATCGGTAA